From Neodiprion pinetum isolate iyNeoPine1 chromosome 7, iyNeoPine1.2, whole genome shotgun sequence, a single genomic window includes:
- the LOC138191305 gene encoding uncharacterized protein: MSISGVGGEFIDRSQFKSRLQIHLPDLDSPVDFEVYCIKRLGLSTPTTQIPQNVRELWRPLQLADEHFDTPGPVDILIGANLLPTLMRSGVLRKDTTMAQNTAVGWIISGCIAQPTTSTTTRLCLTQAGVEPHWYQQLFQLIQRFWEIENVPHVVRQSPDDKICETIFSQHRRDAQGRYIVPLPVRTNLLHLLGESLLGALASLTALLRRMKRDSALARACINFMNEYLRCGHMRELPEEEIHQTDSPIYYIPFHGIWQRGDLEQKLRVVFNASRSTSSGYSLNDVLYTGPKLQTTLWRVLVIWRIYQIAFSTDAQMMYRQIRIAKEHLNLQRIVWSPHEDLPVKHYQLLTVTYGTSCAPYLALRVMKQLCDDEKEGREDAARALLHERYIDDIFSGADNIPDALRLRDQMIQLAQAGGFPLRKWVANTPELLQDLPPEMCLRPSWVRIGEDGPVNELGIHWDPQADNFRLAPPQLAPVQRTKREILAAVASIFDPCGWLAPVTLLAKMLMQDLWRAGLDWDQPLPASMSRRWDSFKENLGRISEVSIPRWLKTSPGHAVELHAFSDASRRAMAAAVNIRISQDQSVHTALSIAKTKLASEIRPKFPLKLSQRLDIDAGNG; encoded by the coding sequence ATGAGCATCAGTGGTGTTGGCGGAGAATTCATCGATCGCTCGCAATTCAAATCACGTCTACAGATACATCTTCCCGACTTGGACAGCCCCGTTGATTTTGAAGTATACTGCATAAAACGCCTCGGTCTGAGTACGCCAACTACTCAGATCCCTCAGAATGTTCGAGAGCTTTGGCGTCCCTTGCAATTGGCAGATGAACATTTCGATACACCAGGTCCTGTGGATATACTTATTGGGGCAAACCTTCTCCCGACCTTAATGCGGTCCGGGGTCCTGCGGAAAGACACGACAATGGCACAAAACACCGCAGTCGGATGGATCATTTCGGGCTGCATCGCTCAACCGACGACGTCGACCACTACTCGACTCTGCCTTACACAAGCTGGTGTCGAACCTCATTGGTATCAACAACTATTTCAACTTATTCAGCGATTTTGGGAAATTGAGAACGTGCCCCATGTCGTAAGACAGTCGCCAGATGACAAGATTTGTGAAACTATCTTCAGTCAGCATCGACGTGACGCTCAAGGGCGTTACATTGTACCACTGCCTGTTCGGACAAACCTCCTTCATCTGCTCGGCGAAAGCTTACTCGGTGCTCTGGCTTCACTAACTGCGCTTCTCCGACGAATGAAAAGAGATTCAGCACTGGCTCGAGCCTGCATAAATTTTATGAACGAGTATTTAAGATGTGGCCACATGAGAGAGCTACCTGAGGAAGAAATACATCAAACTGACTCACCGATATACTACATACCCTTTCATGGGATTTGGCAGAGAGGAGATCTCGAACAGAAGCTGCGCGTAGTATTCAATGCGTCACGGTCTACGTCTAGTGGGTACAGTTTGAATGACGTTCTGTACACCGGCCCTAAACTCCAGACCACCTTGTGGCGCGTGTTAGTTATATGGCGTATTTATCAAATCGCCTTTAGTACTGACGCTCAAATGATGTACCGTCAAATACGCATAGCAAAGGAGCACTTAAACTTACAACGAATTGTTTGGAGCCCTCACGAGGATTTACCTGTCAAGCATTATCAGCTCCTCACCGTCACTTATGGCACGTCATGCGCGCCCTACCTCGCTCTTAGGGTGATGAAACAATTATGTGACGACGAAAAGGAGGGTCGTGAGGATGCAGCGAGAGCTTTACTCCACGAGAGGTACATCGACGACATTTTCTCTGGTGCCGATAATATTCCAGATGCCCTGCGATTGCGAGACCAAATGATCCAACTCGCCCAAGCAGGAGGCTTTCCCCTTCGCAAGTGGGTTGCCAACACTCCCGAGCTTCTACAAGATCTGCCTCCGGAAATGTGTTTGCGTCCATCATGGGTTCGCATCGGTGAAGACGGACCTGTAAATGAGCTGGGAATTCACTGGGATCCTCAGGCTGACAACTTTCGTTTGGCTCCACCACAACTCGCGCCTGTGCAACGCACAAAACGCGAGATACTTGCCGCGGTCGCAAGCATCTTTGATCCATGTGGATGGCTTGCACCCGTCACTTTATTGGCCAAAATGTTGATGCAGGATCTGTGGCGGGCTGGTCTGGATTGGGATCAACCGTTGCCGGCGTCAATGTCAAGGCGCTGGGACAGTTTCAAAGAGAACTTGGGACGGATTTCGGAAGTCAGTATTCCTCGTTGGTTAAAGACCTCACCTGGGCATGCTGTAGAACTGCACGCCTTCTCTGACGCCAGTCGCCGCGCAATGGCTGCAGCTGTAAACATTAGAATTTCTCAAGATCAATCTGTTCATACTGCATTGTCAATAGCCAAGACCAAACTGGCTTCCGAAATCCGTCCCAAGTTTCCTTTGAAACTGTCCCAGCGCCTTGACATTGACGCCGGCAACGGTTGA